A genomic region of uncultured Roseibium sp. contains the following coding sequences:
- a CDS encoding murein L,D-transpeptidase family protein: MVFGRRLKTPAALQKRVTGNGTGKAARLGSLVIAAGVLAACQADEFGAGPKHLRPVSDSIKRKMTDLNMSSTSPIMIRIFKEESELEVWKQTRTGKYQKLEEFEICKWSGKLGPKFKEGDRQAPEGFYEITPALMNPNSSYHLAFNLGYPNRYDRAHGRTGSHLMVHGACSSRGCYAMTDEQVEDIYALARESFKGGQKSFQVQAFPFRMTPENMARHRDSEHLDYWNMLKTGYDHFEVTQKPPKVSVCEKKYVFDATTLVEGVPFRASAKCPEYQVHPSISSAVASKQSKDDEKFQQIAARFDAREERQQRREERNKRIAEVFGNSGDEAEITTATIPSGDQPASAAGNAGAAAAASAPAETNGETGETAVETAFAPQEQSSGSAAGRFLKRWVPFGSKTTEDEAGVGPITTDVVPGAKP; encoded by the coding sequence ATGGTCTTTGGGCGCCGATTGAAAACGCCAGCCGCGCTGCAGAAGCGGGTCACCGGAAACGGTACCGGAAAAGCGGCAAGGCTCGGATCGCTGGTGATTGCTGCCGGCGTGCTGGCGGCCTGTCAGGCCGACGAGTTCGGCGCCGGCCCGAAGCACCTGCGTCCGGTCAGCGATTCCATCAAGCGCAAGATGACCGACCTCAACATGAGTTCGACGTCGCCGATCATGATCCGCATCTTCAAGGAAGAGTCGGAGCTTGAGGTCTGGAAGCAGACCCGGACCGGCAAATACCAGAAGCTTGAAGAATTCGAGATCTGCAAATGGTCCGGCAAGCTGGGTCCGAAGTTCAAGGAAGGCGACCGGCAGGCGCCCGAGGGCTTCTACGAAATCACGCCTGCGCTGATGAACCCGAATTCCAGCTATCACCTGGCCTTCAACCTCGGCTATCCGAACAGGTACGACCGCGCGCATGGCCGCACCGGCTCACATCTGATGGTGCATGGCGCGTGCTCCTCGCGCGGCTGTTACGCCATGACGGACGAGCAGGTCGAGGATATCTACGCCCTTGCCCGCGAAAGCTTCAAGGGCGGTCAGAAATCCTTCCAGGTCCAGGCGTTTCCGTTCCGCATGACACCGGAGAACATGGCGCGTCACCGCGACAGCGAGCATCTCGACTACTGGAACATGCTGAAGACCGGTTACGATCATTTCGAAGTGACACAGAAACCGCCGAAAGTCTCGGTCTGCGAAAAGAAATATGTCTTTGACGCAACGACGCTCGTCGAAGGCGTGCCATTCCGCGCCAGCGCCAAATGCCCGGAATACCAGGTGCATCCGAGCATCTCTTCAGCCGTTGCGTCCAAGCAGAGCAAAGACGACGAAAAGTTTCAGCAAATTGCTGCCCGTTTCGATGCCCGCGAAGAGCGCCAGCAGCGCCGCGAAGAACGCAACAAGCGTATAGCTGAAGTCTTTGGCAACAGTGGCGACGAGGCCGAAATCACGACGGCCACGATCCCGTCCGGCGACCAGCCGGCATCCGCTGCCGGTAATGCAGGCGCCGCCGCAGCAGCAAGCGCTCCGGCCGAAACAAATGGGGAAACCGGCGAGACAGCCGTCGAAACGGCGTTTGCCCCGCAGGAACAGTCCAGCGGCAGCGCAGCCGGACGTTTCCTGAAGCGTTGGGTTCCCTTCGGTTCAAAAACCACCGAGGACGAGGCCGGCGTCGGTCCGATTACCACGGACGTCGTTCCAGGCGCCAAACCCTGA